In Molothrus aeneus isolate 106 chromosome 13, BPBGC_Maene_1.0, whole genome shotgun sequence, a genomic segment contains:
- the DTWD1 gene encoding tRNA-uridine aminocarboxypropyltransferase 1 isoform X3 codes for MLETNGIAHPGNAQGAKRNTECLESLLQSPSPIQDNPLQQLQLASQEVLEKAKRSGRSKCPRCNSSRMFYCYTCFVPVETVPTKEIPTVKLPLKIDIIKHPNETDGKSTAVHAKLLAPDDVTIYKYPCIPEYEEKRHEIALIFPGPNSVSVKDIAFHLQKYTKKSVCPSDDDCSREPLLKQAKIEPEAEKNPNECISSSRSEGTRLKKIIFIDSTWNQTNKIITDERLQGLLQIELKTRKTCFWRHQKGKPDTYLSTIEAIYYFLVDYHQEILKESYKGQYDNLLFFFSFMYTLIKDAKYCAGKE; via the exons ATGTTGGAGACAAATGGGATTGCTCATCCAG gaaatgctCAAGGAGCAAAAAGAAATACTGAGTGTTTGGAAAGCCTGCTGCAGAGTCCATCACCTATTCAAGATAATCCACTTCAACAATTACAGTTAGCATCCCAGGAAGtactggaaaaagcaaaaaggagTGGGAGATCAAAATGCCCCCGATGCAATAGTTCAAGGATGTTTTATTGTTATACATGCTTTGTTCCTGTCGAAACTGTCCCTACCAAAGAAATTCCAACTGTGAAG TTACCTTTGAAGATTGACATTATTAAACACCCAAACGAAACAGACGGCAAAAGCACCGCTGTGCACGCTAAGCTCCTGGCACCTGATGATGTTACAATTTATAAATACCCTTGCATTCCAGAGTATGAAGAGAAGAGACACGAA ATAGCACTTATATTTCCTGGCCCAAATTCAGTTTCAGTTAAAGATATTGCTTTCCATCTCCAAAAGTACACCAAGAAAAGTGTCTGTCCTAGTGACGATGACTGTTCCAGAGAGCCCCTTCTTAAACAAGCAAAAATAGAacctgaagcagaaaaaaatccaaatgaatGCATCTCAAGCAGCAGGAGTGAAGGCACTagactgaagaaaataatatttattgaCAGTACCTGGAATCAAACTAACAAGATAATAACTGATGAACGACTTCAAG GGTTACTGCAAATTGAGTTGAAGACAAGGAAAACTTGCTTTTGGCGTCATCAGAAGGGAAAACCAGATACATACCTTTCCACAATAGAAGCAATTTATTATTTCCTTGTGGACTATCATCAGGAGATTTTGAAAGAGAGCTACAAAGGACAATATGataatctgctttttttcttttcatttatgtATACATTGATTAAAGATGCCAAGTATTGTGCAGGAAAAGAGTAA
- the DTWD1 gene encoding tRNA-uridine aminocarboxypropyltransferase 1 isoform X4: MGLLIQLTMSLNSSTLLNEGNAQGAKRNTECLESLLQSPSPIQDNPLQQLQLASQEVLEKAKRSGRSKCPRCNSSRMFYCYTCFVPVETVPTKEIPTVKLPLKIDIIKHPNETDGKSTAVHAKLLAPDDVTIYKYPCIPEYEEKRHEIALIFPGPNSVSVKDIAFHLQKYTKKSVCPSDDDCSREPLLKQAKIEPEAEKNPNECISSSRSEGTRLKKIIFIDSTWNQTNKIITDERLQGLLQIELKTRKTCFWRHQKGKPDTYLSTIEAIYYFLVDYHQEILKESYKGQYDNLLFFFSFMYTLIKDAKYCAGKEPDVLTVMSTFPEMGVEDLTPLAVRSDLLTVRRN, translated from the exons ATGGGATTGCTCATCCAG CTAACCATGTCTTTAAATTCATCTACACTtttaaatgaaggaaatgctCAAGGAGCAAAAAGAAATACTGAGTGTTTGGAAAGCCTGCTGCAGAGTCCATCACCTATTCAAGATAATCCACTTCAACAATTACAGTTAGCATCCCAGGAAGtactggaaaaagcaaaaaggagTGGGAGATCAAAATGCCCCCGATGCAATAGTTCAAGGATGTTTTATTGTTATACATGCTTTGTTCCTGTCGAAACTGTCCCTACCAAAGAAATTCCAACTGTGAAG TTACCTTTGAAGATTGACATTATTAAACACCCAAACGAAACAGACGGCAAAAGCACCGCTGTGCACGCTAAGCTCCTGGCACCTGATGATGTTACAATTTATAAATACCCTTGCATTCCAGAGTATGAAGAGAAGAGACACGAA ATAGCACTTATATTTCCTGGCCCAAATTCAGTTTCAGTTAAAGATATTGCTTTCCATCTCCAAAAGTACACCAAGAAAAGTGTCTGTCCTAGTGACGATGACTGTTCCAGAGAGCCCCTTCTTAAACAAGCAAAAATAGAacctgaagcagaaaaaaatccaaatgaatGCATCTCAAGCAGCAGGAGTGAAGGCACTagactgaagaaaataatatttattgaCAGTACCTGGAATCAAACTAACAAGATAATAACTGATGAACGACTTCAAG GGTTACTGCAAATTGAGTTGAAGACAAGGAAAACTTGCTTTTGGCGTCATCAGAAGGGAAAACCAGATACATACCTTTCCACAATAGAAGCAATTTATTATTTCCTTGTGGACTATCATCAGGAGATTTTGAAAGAGAGCTACAAAGGACAATATGataatctgctttttttcttttcatttatgtATACATTGATTAAAGATGCCAAGTATTGTGCAGGAAAAGA GCCTGATGTGCTCACTGTGATGAGCACATTTCCTGAGATGGGAGTGGAGGACCTGACCCCTCTTGCTGTAAGAAGTGATCTCTTAACTGTAAGAAGGAATTAG
- the DTWD1 gene encoding tRNA-uridine aminocarboxypropyltransferase 1 isoform X1, translating to MGLLIQLTMSLNSSTLLNEGNAQGAKRNTECLESLLQSPSPIQDNPLQQLQLASQEVLEKAKRSGRSKCPRCNSSRMFYCYTCFVPVETVPTKEIPTVKLPLKIDIIKHPNETDGKSTAVHAKLLAPDDVTIYKYPCIPEYEEKRHEIALIFPGPNSVSVKDIAFHLQKYTKKSVCPSDDDCSREPLLKQAKIEPEAEKNPNECISSSRSEGTRLKKIIFIDSTWNQTNKIITDERLQGLLQIELKTRKTCFWRHQKGKPDTYLSTIEAIYYFLVDYHQEILKESYKGQYDNLLFFFSFMYTLIKDAKYCAGKE from the exons ATGGGATTGCTCATCCAG CTAACCATGTCTTTAAATTCATCTACACTtttaaatgaaggaaatgctCAAGGAGCAAAAAGAAATACTGAGTGTTTGGAAAGCCTGCTGCAGAGTCCATCACCTATTCAAGATAATCCACTTCAACAATTACAGTTAGCATCCCAGGAAGtactggaaaaagcaaaaaggagTGGGAGATCAAAATGCCCCCGATGCAATAGTTCAAGGATGTTTTATTGTTATACATGCTTTGTTCCTGTCGAAACTGTCCCTACCAAAGAAATTCCAACTGTGAAG TTACCTTTGAAGATTGACATTATTAAACACCCAAACGAAACAGACGGCAAAAGCACCGCTGTGCACGCTAAGCTCCTGGCACCTGATGATGTTACAATTTATAAATACCCTTGCATTCCAGAGTATGAAGAGAAGAGACACGAA ATAGCACTTATATTTCCTGGCCCAAATTCAGTTTCAGTTAAAGATATTGCTTTCCATCTCCAAAAGTACACCAAGAAAAGTGTCTGTCCTAGTGACGATGACTGTTCCAGAGAGCCCCTTCTTAAACAAGCAAAAATAGAacctgaagcagaaaaaaatccaaatgaatGCATCTCAAGCAGCAGGAGTGAAGGCACTagactgaagaaaataatatttattgaCAGTACCTGGAATCAAACTAACAAGATAATAACTGATGAACGACTTCAAG GGTTACTGCAAATTGAGTTGAAGACAAGGAAAACTTGCTTTTGGCGTCATCAGAAGGGAAAACCAGATACATACCTTTCCACAATAGAAGCAATTTATTATTTCCTTGTGGACTATCATCAGGAGATTTTGAAAGAGAGCTACAAAGGACAATATGataatctgctttttttcttttcatttatgtATACATTGATTAAAGATGCCAAGTATTGTGCAGGAAAAGAGTAA
- the DTWD1 gene encoding tRNA-uridine aminocarboxypropyltransferase 1 isoform X2: MSLNSSTLLNEGNAQGAKRNTECLESLLQSPSPIQDNPLQQLQLASQEVLEKAKRSGRSKCPRCNSSRMFYCYTCFVPVETVPTKEIPTVKLPLKIDIIKHPNETDGKSTAVHAKLLAPDDVTIYKYPCIPEYEEKRHEIALIFPGPNSVSVKDIAFHLQKYTKKSVCPSDDDCSREPLLKQAKIEPEAEKNPNECISSSRSEGTRLKKIIFIDSTWNQTNKIITDERLQGLLQIELKTRKTCFWRHQKGKPDTYLSTIEAIYYFLVDYHQEILKESYKGQYDNLLFFFSFMYTLIKDAKYCAGKE, encoded by the exons ATGTCTTTAAATTCATCTACACTtttaaatgaaggaaatgctCAAGGAGCAAAAAGAAATACTGAGTGTTTGGAAAGCCTGCTGCAGAGTCCATCACCTATTCAAGATAATCCACTTCAACAATTACAGTTAGCATCCCAGGAAGtactggaaaaagcaaaaaggagTGGGAGATCAAAATGCCCCCGATGCAATAGTTCAAGGATGTTTTATTGTTATACATGCTTTGTTCCTGTCGAAACTGTCCCTACCAAAGAAATTCCAACTGTGAAG TTACCTTTGAAGATTGACATTATTAAACACCCAAACGAAACAGACGGCAAAAGCACCGCTGTGCACGCTAAGCTCCTGGCACCTGATGATGTTACAATTTATAAATACCCTTGCATTCCAGAGTATGAAGAGAAGAGACACGAA ATAGCACTTATATTTCCTGGCCCAAATTCAGTTTCAGTTAAAGATATTGCTTTCCATCTCCAAAAGTACACCAAGAAAAGTGTCTGTCCTAGTGACGATGACTGTTCCAGAGAGCCCCTTCTTAAACAAGCAAAAATAGAacctgaagcagaaaaaaatccaaatgaatGCATCTCAAGCAGCAGGAGTGAAGGCACTagactgaagaaaataatatttattgaCAGTACCTGGAATCAAACTAACAAGATAATAACTGATGAACGACTTCAAG GGTTACTGCAAATTGAGTTGAAGACAAGGAAAACTTGCTTTTGGCGTCATCAGAAGGGAAAACCAGATACATACCTTTCCACAATAGAAGCAATTTATTATTTCCTTGTGGACTATCATCAGGAGATTTTGAAAGAGAGCTACAAAGGACAATATGataatctgctttttttcttttcatttatgtATACATTGATTAAAGATGCCAAGTATTGTGCAGGAAAAGAGTAA